One Comamonas endophytica DNA window includes the following coding sequences:
- a CDS encoding Bug family tripartite tricarboxylate transporter substrate binding protein has product MPTRRTLLALALLSPLCSVVHAQSFPSRPITIVVGSTAGSATDGLARAVAAEVTKETGQSVVVDNRTGAFGGIAAQHVARAQPDGYTVFMTTNTTQAANPHLLKKLPYDPIRDFAPVALLAKGPLLMVVNPKLGVNSIAELVALAKRQPGKLNYGSGSSSAQVATELFQQMTGTEFNYVPYRANPPAVMDLIAGQTDLMIVDLATTVAHVKAGKLKALGLSSPGRLALMPGVPAIGESLPGYEFGYWNALYAPAGTPAPVVQKLNALMRSAMQTASVRAVAQQSGMETTLSSPEEMSKFQVAEYERWGKIIKTAGIEPE; this is encoded by the coding sequence ATGCCGACGCGCCGCACCCTCCTGGCTCTTGCACTGCTTTCCCCGCTGTGCTCCGTTGTTCACGCCCAAAGCTTTCCCTCGCGGCCGATCACCATCGTGGTGGGCTCGACCGCGGGCAGCGCCACCGATGGCCTGGCGCGCGCCGTGGCCGCGGAAGTCACCAAGGAAACCGGGCAATCGGTGGTGGTCGACAACCGCACGGGCGCCTTTGGCGGCATCGCGGCCCAGCATGTGGCGCGCGCCCAGCCCGATGGCTACACGGTGTTCATGACCACCAACACGACGCAGGCGGCCAATCCCCATCTGCTCAAGAAGCTGCCCTACGACCCGATCAGGGATTTCGCGCCGGTGGCGCTGCTGGCCAAGGGGCCGCTGCTGATGGTCGTGAACCCGAAGCTGGGCGTGAACAGCATTGCCGAGCTGGTGGCGCTGGCCAAGCGCCAGCCAGGCAAGCTCAACTACGGCTCGGGCAGCTCGTCGGCGCAGGTGGCGACCGAGCTGTTCCAGCAGATGACGGGCACCGAGTTCAACTACGTGCCCTATCGCGCCAACCCGCCGGCGGTGATGGACCTGATTGCAGGGCAGACCGATCTGATGATCGTCGACCTGGCCACCACGGTGGCGCATGTCAAGGCCGGCAAGCTCAAGGCACTGGGCCTGAGCAGCCCGGGCCGCCTGGCGCTGATGCCGGGCGTGCCGGCGATCGGCGAATCGCTGCCGGGCTATGAATTCGGCTACTGGAATGCGCTGTATGCGCCCGCGGGAACGCCCGCGCCGGTCGTGCAGAAGCTCAATGCGCTGATGCGCAGCGCCATGCAGACCGCCTCGGTGCGCGCCGTGGCGCAGCAGTCGGGGATGGAGACGACGCTGTCCTCGCCGGAGGAGATGAGCAAGTTCCAGGTGGCGGAGTATGAGCGCTGGGGGAAGATCATCAAGACGGCGGGGATCGAGCCGGAGTGA
- a CDS encoding dihydrodipicolinate synthase family protein encodes MTTFTGPALRAALDGISGILVTPFDAQDAICSAPLQPVVDRAVGAGVHVLVANGNTSEFYGLQAHEAERMVHVAAECVAGRVPLLGGVGRSVHEARALAKASARAGAAALMVHQPPDPFVAPRGVVKYVQQIAEAADGLPLVLYLRNENIGLATIEALCRIPEVIGVKWASPTPLVLAEMIRRTADRDLAWVGGLAEVWAPPLYAVGARGFTSGLINVFPERSVAIHSALERSDYAQAMRLIGEMLPFEELRAQENNGANVTVVKAALQWMGNDCGATRAPSAWPLSGTQQQQLEALLSGWKQ; translated from the coding sequence ATGACTACTTTCACCGGCCCGGCCCTGCGCGCAGCGCTCGATGGCATTTCCGGCATTCTCGTCACCCCCTTCGACGCGCAGGACGCGATCTGCAGCGCCCCGCTGCAGCCCGTGGTCGACCGCGCGGTCGGTGCCGGCGTGCATGTCCTGGTGGCCAACGGCAACACCAGCGAATTCTATGGGCTGCAGGCGCACGAGGCCGAGCGCATGGTGCATGTGGCCGCCGAGTGCGTGGCCGGCCGCGTGCCGCTGCTCGGCGGCGTGGGCCGCAGCGTGCACGAGGCGCGCGCGCTGGCCAAGGCCTCGGCCCGCGCCGGCGCCGCAGCGCTGATGGTGCACCAGCCGCCGGACCCGTTTGTCGCGCCGCGCGGCGTCGTGAAGTATGTGCAGCAGATTGCAGAAGCCGCCGATGGCCTGCCGCTGGTGCTCTACCTGCGCAATGAAAACATCGGCCTGGCGACGATCGAGGCGCTGTGCCGCATTCCCGAGGTCATCGGCGTGAAATGGGCCTCGCCCACGCCGCTGGTGCTGGCCGAGATGATCCGCCGCACCGCCGACCGCGATCTGGCCTGGGTCGGCGGCCTGGCCGAAGTCTGGGCGCCGCCGCTGTACGCGGTGGGCGCGCGCGGCTTCACTTCCGGTCTCATCAACGTGTTCCCCGAGCGCTCGGTGGCCATCCACAGCGCGCTGGAGCGGTCGGACTACGCGCAGGCCATGCGCCTGATCGGCGAGATGCTGCCTTTCGAGGAGCTGCGCGCGCAGGAGAACAACGGCGCCAACGTGACCGTGGTGAAGGCCGCGCTGCAATGGATGGGCAACGATTGCGGCGCCACGCGCGCGCCTTCGGCCTGGCCGCTCAGCGGCACGCAGCAGCAGCAGCTCGAGGCGCTGCTCTCCGGCTGGAAACAGTAA